One window of Cydia pomonella isolate Wapato2018A chromosome 5, ilCydPomo1, whole genome shotgun sequence genomic DNA carries:
- the LOC133517651 gene encoding protein PALS2 isoform X2, whose product MMVRRSGRYTTWRGFKDFALGKPPDEEKEKPKPEDDLSNHDEIFLKSIVESPDFGRKSEPIESEEDLVVKPVSLDNVNIIRSLSEYRGNNIRTIEQAELAILLSRIHFKALIDAHDAIGALWLQRGSGIEEPPKQDKDTAEGAETSPEENGDMPVETVKVVGLRKVPGQPLGLTVTTDEHGQLIVARILAGSAAAKQALLSIGDVLLEVDGVQVDTEEQLKEAVSKPNDRVTLKVGPNLKEKSSQLTNKLSCYMRALFDYNPKEDTLLPCKEIGLEFKKGDILQVSDRKDPNWWQASHVENPDVVGLIPSPELEERRKAYVPPEADFVHKISICGARISKKKKKFVYESRSSVQLEGAELALYEEVARTPPFLRRVLALVGTRGVGRRTLKNRMLHEHPRRFGAVVPHTSRPPRPLEENGTSYWFVSREEMERDAHAGRFLEYGEHNGHLYGTHLDSIRAVIKEGKMCILDCAPASLKLLHNSSEFLPYVVLLAAPGIEQLRNLTFASNRNLTEEDMKQTLEESARIQRQNEKYIDLVITNHNNDTSYSRIMDALHALSTDHQWVPVSWIY is encoded by the exons ATGATGGTTCGACGCAGCGGCAGGTACACCACCTGGCGTGGATTTAAAGATTTCGCGCTCGGAAAACCACCGGACGAAG AAAAAGAAAAGCCAAAACCAGAGGACGATCTATCGAACCATGACGAAATATTCTTGAAAAGTATCGTTGAAAGTCCGGATTTCGGGCGAAAAAGTGAG CCCATCGAATCAGAGGAGGACCTGGTCGTAAAACCCGTATCGTTAGATAACGTAAACATAATACGGTCGCTGAGCGAGTATCGTGGCAACAACATCAGAACTATTGAGCAAGCGGAACTCGCTATATTGCTATCCAGAATACATTTTAAG gcttTAATAGATGCGCATGATGCAATAGGTGCCTTGTGGCTCCAAAGAGGATCTGGCATTGAAGAGCCACCTAAACAGGACAAAGACACTGCAGAAGGTGCGGAAACTAGCCCAGAGGAAAACGGAGACATGCCTGTGGAGACAGTCAAAGTTGTAGGCCTTAGAAAAGTGCCTGGACAACCTTTAGGATTAACA gtCACTACAGATGAGCATGGCCAACTTATAGTAGCTAGAATATTAGCTGGGAGTGCCGCAGCTAAGCAAGCCTTACTCTCTATAGGAGATGTCCTGCTAGAAGTAGATGGAGTACAAGTAGATACTGAAGAGCAGCTCAAAGAGGCAGTGTCCAAGCCTAATGATAGAGTCACCTTAAAAGTGGGGCCTAACCTTAAGGAGAAAAGTTCCCagttaacaaataaacttaGT TGCTACATGAGAGCCCTATTTGACTATAATCCGAAGGAGGATACGTTATTACCATGTAAAGAAATTGGATTGGAATTCAAAAAGGGTGATATATTACAA GTATCAGACAGAAAAGATCCTAACTGGTGGCAAGCGAGTCATGTAGAAAACCCTGATGTAGTAGGTCTAATACCCTCTCCGGAATTGGAGGAAAGAAGAAAAGCGTATGTGCCGCCTGAAGCCGACTTCGTGCACAAAATTAGCATATGTGGAGCTAGG ATatctaaaaagaagaaaaagttCGTATACGAGTCCCGCTCAAGCGTGCAGCTGGAAGGCGCAGAATTAGCGCTGTATGAAGAAGTAGCGCGCACGCCGCCGTTCCTGCGCCGGGTGCTGGCGCTCGTGGGCACGCGCGGCGTGGGCCGCCGCACGCTCAAGAACCGCATGCTGCACGAGCACCCGCGCCGCTTCGGCGCCGTTGTACCAC ATACCTCCCGGCCTCCGCGGCCGCTAGAAGAGAACGGCACATCATACTGGTTCGTGTCACGCGAGGAGATGGAACGGGACGCGCACGCGGGCCGCTTCCTCGAGTATGGAGAACATAATGGGCATCTTTACGGGACCCACTTGGATTCCATTAGGGCTGTTATTAAGGAGG GCAAGATGTGCATCCTGGACTGCGCGCCGGCGTCGCTGAAGCTGCTGCACAACAGCAGCGAGTTCCTGCCCTACGTGGTGCTGCTGGCCGCGCCCGGCATCGAGCAGCTGCGCAACCTCACCTTCGCCTCCAACCGCAACCTCACG GAAGAAGACATGAAGCAAACACTAGAAGAGAGCGCACGGATACAACGCCAGAACGAGAAATACATCGACCTGGTCATCACCAACCACAACAACGACACCTCGTACTCGCGCATCATGGACGCGCTGCACGCGCTCTCCACCGACCACCAGTGGGTGCCTGTTAGCTGGATATACTAA
- the LOC133517651 gene encoding protein PALS2 isoform X1 — protein sequence MMVRRSGRYTTWRGFKDFALGKPPDEEKEKPKPEDDLSNHDEIFLKSIVESPDFGRKSEPIESEEDLVVKPVSLDNVNIIRSLSEYRGNNIRTIEQAELAILLSRIHFKALIDAHDAIGALWLQRGSGIEEPPKQDKDTAEGAETSPEENGDMPVETVKVVGLRKVPGQPLGLTVTTDEHGQLIVARILAGSAAAKQALLSIGDVLLEVDGVQVDTEEQLKEAVSKPNDRVTLKVGPNLKEKSSQLTNKLSCYMRALFDYNPKEDTLLPCKEIGLEFKKGDILQVSDRKDPNWWQASHVENPDVVGLIPSPELEERRKAYVPPEADFVHKISICGARISKKKKKFVYESRSSVQLEGAELALYEEVARTPPFLRRVLALVGTRGVGRRTLKNRMLHEHPRRFGAVVPHTSRPPRPLEENGTSYWFVSREEMERDAHAGRFLEYGEHNGHLYGTHLDSIRAVIKEGKMCILDCAPASLKLLHNSSEFLPYVVLLAAPGIEQLRNLTFASNRNLTFDRQSSIRFSSRRARTLESLASLYEEEDMKQTLEESARIQRQNEKYIDLVITNHNNDTSYSRIMDALHALSTDHQWVPVSWIY from the exons ATGATGGTTCGACGCAGCGGCAGGTACACCACCTGGCGTGGATTTAAAGATTTCGCGCTCGGAAAACCACCGGACGAAG AAAAAGAAAAGCCAAAACCAGAGGACGATCTATCGAACCATGACGAAATATTCTTGAAAAGTATCGTTGAAAGTCCGGATTTCGGGCGAAAAAGTGAG CCCATCGAATCAGAGGAGGACCTGGTCGTAAAACCCGTATCGTTAGATAACGTAAACATAATACGGTCGCTGAGCGAGTATCGTGGCAACAACATCAGAACTATTGAGCAAGCGGAACTCGCTATATTGCTATCCAGAATACATTTTAAG gcttTAATAGATGCGCATGATGCAATAGGTGCCTTGTGGCTCCAAAGAGGATCTGGCATTGAAGAGCCACCTAAACAGGACAAAGACACTGCAGAAGGTGCGGAAACTAGCCCAGAGGAAAACGGAGACATGCCTGTGGAGACAGTCAAAGTTGTAGGCCTTAGAAAAGTGCCTGGACAACCTTTAGGATTAACA gtCACTACAGATGAGCATGGCCAACTTATAGTAGCTAGAATATTAGCTGGGAGTGCCGCAGCTAAGCAAGCCTTACTCTCTATAGGAGATGTCCTGCTAGAAGTAGATGGAGTACAAGTAGATACTGAAGAGCAGCTCAAAGAGGCAGTGTCCAAGCCTAATGATAGAGTCACCTTAAAAGTGGGGCCTAACCTTAAGGAGAAAAGTTCCCagttaacaaataaacttaGT TGCTACATGAGAGCCCTATTTGACTATAATCCGAAGGAGGATACGTTATTACCATGTAAAGAAATTGGATTGGAATTCAAAAAGGGTGATATATTACAA GTATCAGACAGAAAAGATCCTAACTGGTGGCAAGCGAGTCATGTAGAAAACCCTGATGTAGTAGGTCTAATACCCTCTCCGGAATTGGAGGAAAGAAGAAAAGCGTATGTGCCGCCTGAAGCCGACTTCGTGCACAAAATTAGCATATGTGGAGCTAGG ATatctaaaaagaagaaaaagttCGTATACGAGTCCCGCTCAAGCGTGCAGCTGGAAGGCGCAGAATTAGCGCTGTATGAAGAAGTAGCGCGCACGCCGCCGTTCCTGCGCCGGGTGCTGGCGCTCGTGGGCACGCGCGGCGTGGGCCGCCGCACGCTCAAGAACCGCATGCTGCACGAGCACCCGCGCCGCTTCGGCGCCGTTGTACCAC ATACCTCCCGGCCTCCGCGGCCGCTAGAAGAGAACGGCACATCATACTGGTTCGTGTCACGCGAGGAGATGGAACGGGACGCGCACGCGGGCCGCTTCCTCGAGTATGGAGAACATAATGGGCATCTTTACGGGACCCACTTGGATTCCATTAGGGCTGTTATTAAGGAGG GCAAGATGTGCATCCTGGACTGCGCGCCGGCGTCGCTGAAGCTGCTGCACAACAGCAGCGAGTTCCTGCCCTACGTGGTGCTGCTGGCCGCGCCCGGCATCGAGCAGCTGCGCAACCTCACCTTCGCCTCCAACCGCAACCTCACG TTCGACCGGCAGAGCTCCATTCGCTTTAGCTCGCGCCGCGCGCGCACGCTAGAGTCCCTCGCTTCGCTCTACGAg GAAGAAGACATGAAGCAAACACTAGAAGAGAGCGCACGGATACAACGCCAGAACGAGAAATACATCGACCTGGTCATCACCAACCACAACAACGACACCTCGTACTCGCGCATCATGGACGCGCTGCACGCGCTCTCCACCGACCACCAGTGGGTGCCTGTTAGCTGGATATACTAA
- the LOC133517651 gene encoding protein PALS2 isoform X3 gives MPVETVKVVGLRKVPGQPLGLTVTTDEHGQLIVARILAGSAAAKQALLSIGDVLLEVDGVQVDTEEQLKEAVSKPNDRVTLKVGPNLKEKSSQLTNKLSCYMRALFDYNPKEDTLLPCKEIGLEFKKGDILQVSDRKDPNWWQASHVENPDVVGLIPSPELEERRKAYVPPEADFVHKISICGARISKKKKKFVYESRSSVQLEGAELALYEEVARTPPFLRRVLALVGTRGVGRRTLKNRMLHEHPRRFGAVVPHTSRPPRPLEENGTSYWFVSREEMERDAHAGRFLEYGEHNGHLYGTHLDSIRAVIKEGKMCILDCAPASLKLLHNSSEFLPYVVLLAAPGIEQLRNLTFASNRNLTFDRQSSIRFSSRRARTLESLASLYEEEDMKQTLEESARIQRQNEKYIDLVITNHNNDTSYSRIMDALHALSTDHQWVPVSWIY, from the exons ATGCCTGTGGAGACAGTCAAAGTTGTAGGCCTTAGAAAAGTGCCTGGACAACCTTTAGGATTAACA gtCACTACAGATGAGCATGGCCAACTTATAGTAGCTAGAATATTAGCTGGGAGTGCCGCAGCTAAGCAAGCCTTACTCTCTATAGGAGATGTCCTGCTAGAAGTAGATGGAGTACAAGTAGATACTGAAGAGCAGCTCAAAGAGGCAGTGTCCAAGCCTAATGATAGAGTCACCTTAAAAGTGGGGCCTAACCTTAAGGAGAAAAGTTCCCagttaacaaataaacttaGT TGCTACATGAGAGCCCTATTTGACTATAATCCGAAGGAGGATACGTTATTACCATGTAAAGAAATTGGATTGGAATTCAAAAAGGGTGATATATTACAA GTATCAGACAGAAAAGATCCTAACTGGTGGCAAGCGAGTCATGTAGAAAACCCTGATGTAGTAGGTCTAATACCCTCTCCGGAATTGGAGGAAAGAAGAAAAGCGTATGTGCCGCCTGAAGCCGACTTCGTGCACAAAATTAGCATATGTGGAGCTAGG ATatctaaaaagaagaaaaagttCGTATACGAGTCCCGCTCAAGCGTGCAGCTGGAAGGCGCAGAATTAGCGCTGTATGAAGAAGTAGCGCGCACGCCGCCGTTCCTGCGCCGGGTGCTGGCGCTCGTGGGCACGCGCGGCGTGGGCCGCCGCACGCTCAAGAACCGCATGCTGCACGAGCACCCGCGCCGCTTCGGCGCCGTTGTACCAC ATACCTCCCGGCCTCCGCGGCCGCTAGAAGAGAACGGCACATCATACTGGTTCGTGTCACGCGAGGAGATGGAACGGGACGCGCACGCGGGCCGCTTCCTCGAGTATGGAGAACATAATGGGCATCTTTACGGGACCCACTTGGATTCCATTAGGGCTGTTATTAAGGAGG GCAAGATGTGCATCCTGGACTGCGCGCCGGCGTCGCTGAAGCTGCTGCACAACAGCAGCGAGTTCCTGCCCTACGTGGTGCTGCTGGCCGCGCCCGGCATCGAGCAGCTGCGCAACCTCACCTTCGCCTCCAACCGCAACCTCACG TTCGACCGGCAGAGCTCCATTCGCTTTAGCTCGCGCCGCGCGCGCACGCTAGAGTCCCTCGCTTCGCTCTACGAg GAAGAAGACATGAAGCAAACACTAGAAGAGAGCGCACGGATACAACGCCAGAACGAGAAATACATCGACCTGGTCATCACCAACCACAACAACGACACCTCGTACTCGCGCATCATGGACGCGCTGCACGCGCTCTCCACCGACCACCAGTGGGTGCCTGTTAGCTGGATATACTAA
- the LOC133517653 gene encoding tubulin polyglutamylase complex subunit 2, producing the protein MSFCVDLVSEDSFYENITLGVTKLLESDPRICNVNVERRIPCDRVALSTWEQRHSAVLPEDLRNFYASSDGFLLTWHYKYSADQVLPVGSIRVNSLNELILSPALKDLLDFSFTRPNTGPRPVLNTKSKVFELDSCRTIGKVCLVYTGGSWSVWLGTRSGAWGWLADSFTQYFRMALVHLGLPGWQAAFAGLPPIPWAEQLFLLLAPHLLEKVDENPVASSSSEASLNHIDPNIFKVSARQHKNASRQTNA; encoded by the exons ATGAGTTTTTGTGTGGATTTAGTTTCAGAAGAttctttttatgaaaatattactttgggTGTAACTAAACTTTTAG AGTCCGACCCTCGAATTTGCAATGTAAATGTGGAACGCCGGATTCCTTGCGATCGCGTCGCCCTCTCTACTTGGGAGCAACGACATTCTGCTGTATTACCTGAAGATCTTCGAAATTTTTATGCCTCAAGTGATGGATTTTTACTTACTTGGCACTACAAGTACTCAG cTGATCAGGTATTGCCCGTTGGTTCCATTCGAGTGAACTCCTTGAACGAACTAATTCTTTCGCCAGCTTTAAAGGATCTACTGGACTTCTCTTTTACTCGTCCGAACACGGGACCACGACCGGTTCTCAACACCAAGAGCAAAGTGTTTGAACTAGATTCTTGTAGAACAATCGGTAAG GTATGCCTGGTGTACACGGGAGGCTCGTGGTCAGTGTGGCTGGGTACCCGTTCGGGCGCCTGGGGTTGGCTCGCGGACTCCTTCACGCAGTACTTCAGGATGGCGCTGGTGCACCTCGGGCTGCCCGGCTGGCAGGCCGCCTTCGCGGGCCTGCCGCCTATACCGTGGGCCGAG CAACTGTTCCTCCTGCTGGCCCCGCATCTGTTGGAAAAAGTAGACGAAAATCCCGTGGCTTCATCGTCGTCCGAGGCGAGCCTCAACCACATCGACCCAAACATCTTCAAGGTCTCTGCGAGGCAGCACAAGAATGCATCCAGGCAGACCAATGCATAA
- the LOC133517652 gene encoding tRNA-dihydrouridine(47) synthase [NAD(P)(+)]-like has product MANAHAGVCLIKEEFVVKNPEINGENEKDPNSCEKRKLDETTDASNIHNKKAKTDDNREKQQKPRERKRGQNKARPKTYQDDKQSKPCPSIINIKSAADLQTCKYNNCKFIHNPLDYLKNKPKDIGDRCHLFELRGECPRGIACRFGSHHLTPEGYNIVNDIKAKEWKDDTKNTLQSELQISLQKRTYNFDLSEKLVKVLDKRKTDSKPSPDVSKADQKAKQEDTKSGVITDEDLVKLLPRERKSIDWQDKLYLSPLTTVGNLPFRRICKEYGADITCGEMALCESLLKGMKQEWALVKRHETEDLFGAQICGTNVWQITKVAQLLQEKTELDFIDLNLGCPIDLIYKKGGGSGMMHRLPTLEASVTCASKLLSIPFTAKIRTGVYQDKKIAHTIVPKLAECGASLITLHGRSREARYTRSADWEYIETCAQAAKPCPVFGNGDIMSYEDYVQKREIAPTVKGVMIGRGALIKPWLFTEIKEHKLWDISSSERFDIIKKYTNYGLEHWGSDTQGVENTRRFLLEWLSFLYRYVPVGLLERPPQKINERPPIYFGRNDLETLMASGSCHDWIKISEMLLGPVPDGFQFLPKHKTNSY; this is encoded by the coding sequence ATGGCTAATGCACATGCTGGTGTGTGTCTTATCAAAGAGGAATTCGTTGTTAAAAATCCCGAGATAAATGGTGAAAATGAAAAAGATCCGAACTCTTGTGAGAAACGCAAATTAGACGAAACCACCGACGCTAGCAATATACACAATAAGAAGGCTAAAACTGATGACAACAGGGAGAAACAACAAAAACCTAGGGAGAGGAAACGGGGGCAGAATAAAGCAAGACCAAAGACCTATCAAGATGACAAACAAAGTAAGCCATGCCCTAGCATCATTAATATAAAATCGGCGGCTGACTTACAAACTTGTAAgtataataattgtaaatttattcataaCCCTCTGGATTATTTAAAGAATAAACCTAAGGATATAGGAGACCGCTGTCACCTGTTTGAACTTCGCGGTGAATGTCCACGGGGCATTGCCTGTAGGTTTGGATCTCACCATCTCACGCCAGAGGGCTACAATATAGTGAATGATATTAAAGCCAAAGAATGGAAAGATGACACGAAAAATACTCTTCAATCTGAGCTTCAAATAAGCTTACAAAAAAGGACCTACAATTTTGATCTATCTGAAAAACTAGTGAAAGTTTTGGACAAAAGAAAAACAGATTCGAAACCTTCACCAGATGTATCTAAAGCAGATCAAAAAGCGAAACAAGAAGATACTAAAAGCGGGGTAATTACTGATGAAGATTTGGTCAAACTTTTACCTAGAGAAAGGAAATCTATTGATTGGCAGGATAAACTATATCTCAGCCCTCTTACTACAGTGGGTAACTTGCCATTTAGGAGAATATGCAAAGAGTATGGGGCAGACATAACCTGCGGAGAAATGGCTCTGTGCGAGTCTCTCCTCAAAGGAATGAAACAAGAGTGGGCTCTAGTCAAAAGACATGAAACAGAGGACTTGTTTGGGGCACAAATATGTGGAACCAATGTTTGGCAAATCACAAAAGTGGCTCAGTTACTACAAGAAAAAACGGAACTGGATTTCATAGATTTAAATCTAGGCTGTCCTATAGATTTAATTTATAAGAAAGGAGGTGGTAGTGGTATGATGCACAGGTTGCCTACTTTAGAAGCTTCAGTTACATGTGCCTCAAAGCTGTTAAGCATACCATTCACTGCAAAAATTAGGACAGGAGTTTACCAGGACAAGAAAATTGCTCATACTATTGTGCCCAAATTGGCTGAATGTGGTGCCTCCCTTATTACATTACACGGAAGGTCCAGGGAAGCTAGGTACACAAGATCAGCTGACTGGGAGTACATTGAAACCTGTGCTCAAGCAGCTAAGCCTTGCCCTGTCTTTGGCAATGGTGATATCATGAGCTATGAGGATTATGTCCAAAAAAGAGAAATAGCTCCCACTGTTAAAGGTGTAATGATTGGACGGGGTGCTTTGATCAAACCTTGGCTGTTCACTGAGATTAAAGAACATAAACTCTGGGATATCAGCAGTAGTGAAAGATTTGATATTATAAAGAAATATACAAACTATGGCCTTGAACACTGGGGCTCAGATACCCAGGGTGTAGAAAACACGCGCAGATTCCTCCTAGAGTGGCTATCATTTTTGTACCGCTATGTGCCAGTAGGCCTTCTCGAAAGACCACCACAAAAAATAAATGAGCGACCTCCCATTTATTTTGGTAGAAATGACTTGGAAACCCTAATGGCCTCTGGAAGCTGCCATGATTGGATCAAGATTAGTGAAATGCTTTTAGGGCCTGTACCTGATGGGTTCCAATTTCTACCTAAGCATAAAACTAATTCTTATTAG